In Anaerolineales bacterium, one DNA window encodes the following:
- a CDS encoding glycosyltransferase family 39 protein, giving the protein MAASSSNPVSQKFSRLWPWFFFAAAFESLIAVLSLLLIPSEGGLSLARTGLLGVLLVFLFGGIYLGFSARRDPTRFSRFASAPVILASALVALTSSLLLFLLRYLNPEGLLPYYERLGPLLWYFFILGVQAVIFLLLLKNGFQAQEFSKRKPVYLSALIAFFILLSIFLFTAVTKIGLTADTAYWGEPGVAIQGWQFILSILLGFIVLLVSTSDSRITNIILPPALYVTASVLWLSVPVDVLRNSFYAPSSPPLDTPLPYSDAGYYDFASQSLLIGTDYFGGIPPRPLYVVFLAFLHLLFGQDYPAIIAAQTLVLALFPVALYFLAKKLHSPAAGLTVALFAIFRELVGLWISSNTRVANSKIFTTDFPTAMAIALMCLVAIWWLERRDVKSTLVAGGAFGLFLLFRTQSMLTLPVLFVLAWFVFQRKTGEWLKTGAAFALTMLLVVLPWLTHNYTLSGKFSFDDPNQVAIIYSQYSFSGNLDLSQFDPETDSVGRRIISFTLENPAYVANFITTHFLNTEIGGLLALPLIKPFYGLQAPVHLYWMEWDGSLEWYNLGLMLMYLSIIAIGFGATWRRAGWLGLVPLAFNLGYALSNGIARFSSWRYNLPVDWVIYFYFAIGAIELLGGMALLFGAKSRILESAGGPVRMVPQKFQVRYAFVLSLFILIGALPWLAKGFAQPRYTSSREELIVRLVRNGIDRAELEAFLSQPEAVLLEGRMLYPRMYRRGEGLSSTNPWPAYVERDFARIGFILINENPHNLIFATRERLDFRQGADVIVLACRVDDYLDARVVDFGAGSFQSAPLPQTCP; this is encoded by the coding sequence GTGGCGGCTTCCAGTTCTAACCCAGTTTCACAAAAATTCTCGAGACTCTGGCCGTGGTTCTTCTTTGCCGCGGCTTTCGAGTCTTTAATTGCCGTGCTTTCGCTTTTGCTGATCCCGTCCGAAGGCGGACTTTCACTGGCGCGCACAGGCTTGCTCGGCGTCCTGCTCGTCTTCCTTTTCGGGGGGATTTATCTGGGATTTTCTGCCCGCCGCGACCCAACCCGCTTCAGCCGCTTTGCCAGCGCCCCCGTCATTCTCGCCTCCGCGCTTGTGGCCCTGACCTCGAGCCTGCTCCTCTTCCTTCTGCGTTATCTTAACCCCGAGGGACTCCTGCCATACTACGAACGGCTGGGTCCATTGCTTTGGTATTTTTTCATACTTGGGGTTCAAGCTGTCATCTTCCTTCTGCTCCTCAAAAATGGATTTCAGGCGCAGGAGTTTTCCAAACGCAAACCGGTTTATCTTTCCGCCCTGATCGCCTTTTTCATTCTGCTTTCCATATTCCTGTTCACTGCCGTCACGAAGATCGGCCTCACGGCGGATACAGCATACTGGGGGGAGCCGGGCGTCGCCATCCAAGGCTGGCAGTTCATCCTCTCCATTCTGTTGGGTTTCATCGTACTGCTTGTTTCCACCTCCGATTCCCGCATCACGAATATCATCCTTCCGCCCGCGTTGTACGTCACCGCCTCCGTCCTCTGGCTCAGCGTCCCTGTGGATGTCCTGCGTAATAGTTTCTATGCGCCGAGTTCTCCGCCTTTGGATACCCCGCTCCCGTATTCCGATGCGGGCTACTATGACTTTGCCTCCCAGAGCCTGCTCATCGGCACGGATTATTTCGGGGGTATCCCGCCGCGTCCCTTGTATGTGGTCTTTCTGGCCTTCCTGCACCTGCTCTTCGGGCAGGATTATCCCGCCATTATCGCCGCGCAGACCCTTGTGCTCGCGCTCTTTCCGGTTGCGCTTTACTTCCTTGCGAAGAAATTGCATTCTCCCGCCGCCGGCCTAACCGTCGCGCTCTTTGCCATTTTCCGCGAACTGGTCGGCTTGTGGATCTCGTCGAATACCCGCGTCGCCAATTCCAAGATCTTTACCACCGATTTCCCGACCGCCATGGCCATTGCGTTGATGTGCCTGGTTGCCATTTGGTGGCTGGAGCGGCGTGACGTGAAGTCCACGCTGGTGGCAGGCGGGGCATTCGGCCTGTTCCTGTTGTTCCGCACACAGTCCATGCTCACTTTGCCGGTCCTGTTCGTCCTGGCGTGGTTTGTCTTTCAACGGAAAACGGGGGAGTGGCTCAAGACAGGCGCGGCCTTTGCTTTGACCATGCTGCTGGTGGTCCTGCCCTGGCTGACGCACAATTACACCCTCTCGGGTAAATTTTCCTTTGACGACCCCAACCAGGTTGCCATCATCTACAGCCAGTATTCCTTCAGCGGGAACCTGGACCTCAGCCAGTTCGACCCTGAAACAGACAGTGTCGGTCGGCGTATCATCTCGTTTACGCTGGAAAACCCCGCTTATGTTGCCAATTTCATCACCACCCACTTTTTGAACACCGAGATCGGCGGCCTGCTCGCGCTTCCGCTCATCAAGCCGTTTTACGGATTGCAGGCCCCCGTCCATTTATATTGGATGGAATGGGACGGCTCTCTGGAATGGTACAACCTTGGCTTGATGCTGATGTATCTCTCGATCATCGCCATTGGATTTGGCGCGACGTGGCGGCGGGCCGGCTGGCTTGGGCTCGTCCCGCTGGCGTTCAATCTCGGATACGCCCTTTCGAACGGCATTGCCCGTTTCTCCAGCTGGCGCTACAACCTGCCTGTGGACTGGGTGATCTATTTTTATTTTGCAATTGGAGCCATTGAGCTTTTAGGCGGAATGGCATTGTTGTTCGGTGCGAAATCAAGGATCCTGGAGTCTGCAGGCGGGCCAGTGCGCATGGTTCCGCAAAAATTCCAGGTGCGGTACGCATTTGTGCTCTCTTTATTTATTTTGATAGGTGCGCTTCCCTGGCTTGCCAAGGGATTCGCCCAGCCGCGTTATACCTCCTCGCGGGAGGAATTGATCGTAAGACTTGTGCGGAATGGGATCGACCGCGCCGAGCTGGAGGCTTTCCTTTCCCAGCCGGAGGCCGTCCTTTTGGAGGGACGCATGCTGTATCCCCGTATGTATCGTCGGGGCGAAGGGCTTTCCTCCACAAATCCTTGGCCTGCTTATGTGGAAAGGGATTTTGCGCGCATCGGTTTCATCCTGATCAATGAAAATCCCCATAACCTGATCTTCGCCACCAGGGAGCGCTTGGATTTTCGGCAGGGTGCGGATGTGATCGTGCTGGCCTGCCGGGTGGATGATTATTTGGATGCCCGCGTGGTTGACTTCGGCGCTGGATCCTTTCAAAGCGCACCGCTCCCGCAAACCTGTCCATAG
- a CDS encoding MBL fold metallo-hydrolase — MEITWYGHSCFRLTERNYATVVTDPFDHKVVGYDPLKLKAEIVTISHDAPGHNNSDAVKGTTHVLTGAGEFEIGDVFITAVQTAGPGGKKGRDIVRNTLYVFDYDGITVAHLGDMQDIPPQSEVEALGTVNVLLVPVGGGSGLNAAKAAEVVSLLEPNLVVPMHYSTADTKLKLDALNKFIKEMGLGKIDAQPALKVTRSGLPDETKVVVLEYQKG; from the coding sequence ATGGAAATCACCTGGTACGGGCATTCCTGTTTTCGTCTCACCGAACGCAATTACGCAACCGTCGTCACCGACCCGTTCGACCATAAGGTCGTCGGCTATGACCCGCTTAAACTCAAGGCGGAGATCGTCACCATCAGCCACGATGCGCCCGGTCATAACAACAGTGACGCCGTGAAGGGCACGACCCATGTCCTGACCGGCGCAGGCGAATTCGAGATCGGGGATGTCTTCATCACCGCCGTGCAGACCGCAGGTCCGGGCGGCAAAAAGGGCAGGGATATTGTCCGCAATACGCTCTATGTGTTCGACTACGACGGCATCACCGTCGCCCACCTCGGCGACATGCAGGACATTCCCCCGCAAAGCGAGGTGGAGGCGCTCGGAACGGTCAACGTGCTGCTCGTCCCGGTGGGAGGCGGAAGCGGTTTGAATGCCGCCAAAGCTGCGGAGGTCGTCAGCCTGCTCGAGCCGAACCTGGTCGTCCCGATGCACTATTCCACGGCGGATACGAAACTGAAACTGGATGCGCTCAACAAATTCATCAAGGAAATGGGGCTCGGCAAGATCGACGCCCAGCCTGCGCTGAAGGTCACCCGTTCGGGCCTGCCCGACGAAACCAAAGTGGTTGTGCTGGAATACCAAAAAGGATAA
- a CDS encoding DMT family transporter, whose translation MPKTKIIVYLEALFAVVVWGASFIATKIAVGQISPISVVWIRFAMGIPIIFLAVAVRKQFAFPKGNEWLYFALLGFLGISFHQWLQSNGLITAQATTTAWIVATTPMFIAVLGWLALKEKLTIVQSSGIALATLGVLVVVSKGDFTGLAVGQFGTTGDVLILISSVNWAVFSILSRHGLKNHPSTRMTFWVMTIGWLITSVAFFAQGKTAEIMMLDARGWWAMIFLGIFTTGLAYIAWFDALSQLPAAQTGAFLFLEPPSSMIVAAIVLNEQVTWASLLGGAVILLGIWLVNRKT comes from the coding sequence ATGCCAAAAACAAAGATCATCGTCTATCTCGAAGCCCTGTTCGCTGTGGTCGTGTGGGGCGCATCGTTCATCGCCACCAAGATCGCCGTCGGACAGATCTCCCCCATCTCGGTGGTGTGGATTCGCTTTGCGATGGGGATCCCCATCATTTTTCTTGCCGTCGCCGTGCGCAAACAATTCGCCTTCCCAAAAGGGAACGAATGGCTGTACTTTGCCCTGCTCGGTTTTCTGGGCATTTCCTTCCACCAGTGGCTGCAATCGAACGGATTGATCACCGCGCAAGCCACCACCACCGCGTGGATCGTCGCAACGACGCCCATGTTCATCGCCGTCCTCGGATGGCTGGCGCTCAAAGAGAAACTCACAATCGTACAATCCTCAGGCATTGCACTGGCAACGCTGGGCGTGCTGGTAGTGGTCAGCAAGGGGGATTTCACAGGTCTGGCTGTCGGGCAATTCGGCACAACAGGAGACGTGCTTATTCTCATCAGTTCGGTCAATTGGGCGGTATTTTCCATTCTCTCGCGGCATGGCTTGAAAAACCATCCATCCACGCGCATGACGTTCTGGGTGATGACTATCGGCTGGCTGATCACGTCCGTGGCGTTCTTCGCGCAGGGCAAAACCGCCGAGATTATGATGCTCGATGCGCGCGGCTGGTGGGCGATGATCTTCCTCGGCATCTTCACCACGGGTCTCGCCTACATTGCCTGGTTCGACGCGCTCAGCCAACTGCCCGCCGCGCAAACTGGCGCGTTCCTCTTTCTCGAGCCGCCCTCCAGCATGATCGTCGCGGCAATCGTACTGAACGAGCAGGTCACATGGGCATCTCTTCTCGGCGGTGCGGTGATCCTGCTCGGCATTTGGCTGGTGAACAGGAAGACATGA
- a CDS encoding prenyltransferase yields MHINFAMWRKASWQLIKMDDKKEWEALDVVSKWLIATRSAVTLVTVYSCVIAGILAARDGYFSWTPFLIVTLGLFIAHGTNNILNDYTDYNRGVDEDNYFRTQYGVHPLVQKFWDNKTSIRWFVVSGVLATLAGVYALFYTDFSTTTIALFAFGAVVLLAYTYPFKYWGLGEFAIFLIWGPIMIAGVYFVLSGIWNWNVVIAGIPFGLSVASINVAKHIDKHDDDKAKGVGTFPVRVGEAAARRVDQIAIASIYLVIAYLVFVPRYFTPAMLIVFLAYKEALTVLGVMNKPKPAEAPAGWPAWPVWFSGFAFQHNRRFGGFLILGLIIDALLRAFLPAFWAF; encoded by the coding sequence ATGCACATCAATTTCGCTATGTGGCGCAAAGCCTCCTGGCAGCTAATCAAGATGGACGACAAAAAAGAGTGGGAAGCCCTCGATGTCGTCTCCAAATGGCTGATCGCCACCCGCTCGGCGGTGACCCTCGTCACCGTTTATTCCTGTGTGATTGCAGGCATTCTGGCCGCCCGTGACGGATATTTCTCGTGGACTCCGTTTCTCATCGTCACCCTCGGCCTCTTTATTGCACACGGCACGAACAATATCCTCAACGATTACACCGACTACAACCGCGGTGTGGATGAGGATAACTACTTCCGCACGCAATATGGTGTGCATCCGCTCGTGCAGAAATTCTGGGATAACAAAACCTCGATCCGCTGGTTCGTCGTCAGCGGAGTGCTGGCGACTCTGGCGGGCGTATACGCGCTGTTCTACACCGACTTCTCAACGACCACCATCGCTCTGTTCGCTTTTGGTGCTGTTGTCCTGCTCGCTTACACCTATCCTTTCAAATATTGGGGCTTGGGCGAGTTTGCCATCTTCCTGATCTGGGGACCGATCATGATCGCGGGCGTGTATTTTGTGCTTTCGGGCATCTGGAACTGGAACGTGGTCATCGCGGGCATTCCGTTCGGATTGAGCGTCGCCAGCATCAACGTCGCCAAGCATATTGACAAGCACGACGACGACAAAGCCAAGGGTGTCGGCACCTTCCCCGTCCGTGTTGGCGAAGCCGCCGCGCGCCGCGTGGATCAAATTGCCATCGCATCGATCTACCTAGTCATTGCCTATCTGGTCTTCGTGCCGCGCTACTTCACCCCCGCCATGCTGATCGTTTTCCTTGCCTACAAAGAAGCGCTCACCGTCCTCGGTGTGATGAACAAGCCCAAACCCGCCGAAGCGCCCGCAGGCTGGCCCGCCTGGCCTGTCTGGTTCTCAGGCTTTGCCTTCCAGCACAATCGCAGGTTTGGCGGCTTCCTCATCCTTGGTCTCATCATCGATGCACTGTTGCGCGCCTTCCTGCCGGCGTTCTGGGCGTTCTAA
- the mazG gene encoding nucleoside triphosphate pyrophosphohydrolase, with translation MDFSLVASAFDTLRLTPPSKLTLLDAQVFASAHYPPTPPDVDILILGIESRELAFHVKAVLLAVYPEEHGVFVADGGKKKEERLGAFGEGGFSPFTSLYIPSLGQGTSIESFAEVVAHLRAPDGCPWDREQTHQTLRKHLLEESYEALSAMDADDKAGMREEFGDLLLQVLLNAQIASETGDFSMTDVVRHIYDKIVRRHPHVFGDIKLDGVEGVLANWEKLKEKERWKKKEDKGILDGVPASLPALSQAQEYQDRAARVGFDWPEIDGVLEKIREEIDEIKKADNLEQVTGELGDLFFVLVNFTRWRGVDAESALRETNLKFKKRFAYVETDAKRQGRNLSDMTLQEMDALWNKAKASGM, from the coding sequence ATGGACTTCTCCCTTGTTGCCTCCGCATTTGACACGCTCCGCCTCACACCGCCCTCAAAACTGACCCTGCTCGATGCGCAGGTGTTTGCATCCGCACATTATCCTCCCACCCCGCCCGATGTAGATATTTTGATCCTCGGAATTGAATCGCGCGAACTGGCATTTCATGTGAAGGCGGTGTTGTTAGCGGTTTATCCTGAAGAGCATGGGGTTTTTGTTGCGGATGGAGGCAAGAAAAAAGAAGAAAGATTAGGTGCCTTTGGTGAAGGCGGCTTTTCCCCGTTCACCAGCCTTTACATCCCCTCCCTGGGGCAGGGGACATCCATCGAATCATTCGCTGAGGTCGTGGCACACCTGCGTGCCCCGGACGGCTGTCCGTGGGACAGAGAGCAGACCCACCAGACCCTGCGCAAGCATCTGCTCGAAGAATCCTACGAAGCGCTCTCCGCCATGGATGCAGATGACAAGGCGGGCATGCGGGAGGAATTCGGTGACCTGCTTTTGCAAGTGCTGTTGAACGCCCAGATCGCCAGCGAGACAGGGGATTTCTCGATGACGGATGTTGTCAGGCATATTTACGACAAGATCGTCCGCCGCCACCCGCACGTGTTCGGCGACATCAAACTCGACGGCGTGGAAGGTGTGCTCGCGAACTGGGAGAAGTTGAAAGAAAAGGAAAGATGGAAGAAGAAAGAGGATAAGGGGATTTTGGATGGTGTGCCAGCCTCGTTACCGGCCTTGAGCCAGGCGCAGGAATATCAGGACCGCGCCGCGCGCGTCGGTTTTGACTGGCCTGAAATTGACGGGGTACTCGAGAAGATTCGCGAGGAAATTGACGAGATCAAAAAGGCTGACAACCTTGAACAGGTGACGGGTGAACTGGGCGACCTGTTCTTTGTGCTGGTTAACTTCACCCGCTGGCGGGGTGTGGATGCCGAATCCGCATTGCGTGAAACGAATCTGAAATTCAAGAAGCGTTTTGCCTACGTGGAAACGGACGCAAAAAGGCAGGGACGGAATTTATCCGACATGACGTTGCAGGAGATGGATGCCCTCTGGAATAAAGCAAAGGCATCGGGAATGTAA
- the rpsI gene encoding 30S ribosomal protein S9 has protein sequence MAQYYEGIGRRKASTARVRLVTGSGKFTVNEKDGAAFFTRLGDLEDILRPFGAVGQESNKYDVSVLVSGGGTTGQTEAVRLGVARALQIINADWTSALRKKGLLTRDARVKERKKPGLKKARKAPTYTKR, from the coding sequence ATGGCTCAATATTATGAAGGCATTGGCCGCCGCAAGGCAAGCACCGCCCGCGTGCGCCTAGTGACCGGCTCCGGCAAGTTCACCGTCAACGAAAAAGACGGCGCGGCGTTCTTCACCCGCCTCGGTGACCTTGAAGACATCCTGCGCCCGTTCGGTGCAGTGGGTCAGGAATCCAACAAATACGATGTTTCCGTCCTGGTCAGCGGCGGCGGCACCACCGGCCAGACCGAAGCGGTGCGCCTCGGTGTTGCCCGCGCGCTCCAGATCATCAATGCAGACTGGACCTCCGCCCTGCGCAAAAAAGGTTTGCTCACCCGCGATGCGCGCGTGAAGGAACGTAAGAAGCCGGGTCTCAAGAAAGCCCGCAAGGCTCCCACCTACACCAAACGTTAG